In a genomic window of Helianthus annuus cultivar XRQ/B chromosome 10, HanXRQr2.0-SUNRISE, whole genome shotgun sequence:
- the LOC110883898 gene encoding ER lumen protein-retaining receptor, which produces MGRKRGSAVNKLFIWVRKQSMKVKIFLAVASVLSCLIALRLLAKDTTQFFVASEFVHAAGIILLIYKLTKQKTCSGLSLQTQELTAIFLAVRLCCSLTMENDIHTFLDFATLASTLWVVYMIRCKLQATYNEDLDDIQKYYLVVPCVILAMFIYPHTHHCYLSKVMWAFCVYLEAIAVLPQLTMMQKTKMIEPSTARYVFALGVARFLGCAHWIIQVYESAGAYLFLLGTGYYLWLPAVLLAEVVQSFILADFCYYYVKSLVNGQLLVSLPPV; this is translated from the exons ATGGGTCGGAAAAGGGGTTCGGCGGTCAACAAGCTGTTCATATGGGTTCGTAAACAGTCGATGAAGGTGAAGATCTTTTTGGCCGTTGCATCTGTATTGTCTTGCCTTATTGCACTTAGACTTCTTGCCAAAGACACCACTCAGTTTTTCGTTGCATCCGAATTTGTTCATGCTGCCGGTATCATCCTTCTCATTTACAAGCTAACCAAACAAAAAACATGCTCTG GTCTTTCATTGCAGACACAAGAACTCACGGCAATCTTTCTAGCTGTAAGATTGTGTTGCAGCTTAACGATGGAAAATGACATCCATACGTTTCTTGATTTCGCGACATTGGCCTCGACTCTTTGGGTCGTTTACATGATCCGATGCAAGCTTCAGGCAACCTACAATGAAGATCTAGACGATATTCAAAAATATTATTTG GTGGTGCCATGTGTGATTCTTGCTATGTTTATCTACCCACATACGCACCATTGTTATTTGAGCAAGGTGATGTGGGCATTCTGTGTATATTTAGAAGCAATTGCAGTGCTTCCTCAGCTAACTATGATGCAGAAAACAAAG ATGATTGAACCATCTACGGCACGTTATGTGTTTGCGCTTGGAGTTGCAAGATTTTTGGGATGTGCTCACTGGATAATTCAGGTGTATGAGTCAGCTGGTGCATATTTGTTCCTGTTGGGAACTGGCTACTACCTTTGGCTACCAGCAGTCTTGCTAGCAGAAGTGGTTCAATCGTTCATTTTAGCCGACTTTTGTTATTACTATGTTAAAAG TTTGGTGAACGGACAACTTCTAGTGAGCCTGCCACCCGTCTAG
- the LOC110883896 gene encoding uncharacterized protein LOC110883896 — protein MFQHLLGKVSHKALDLLHGEAIRRLDVLERFNSSCGCQMWHSCGLPCACRIEKYMREERPIQLEDIDVFWRKLNFQSCKLIDDSLDVVEELDVVRQQLQSHPPAQQKSLLSKIKAVLTPTKSTKKPPVVQQNTRGRPTTKQVQERLDEASRIDEELRRSSFGDANTCFEGSRQSKYDKPRHSSYVPSQASQQSVIRSQKPKATLSRSKSSKKKETRDDHGFPLIIGDEYVGIIERFKSDIPPVFHPYVSCIRDVMPDGHCGFRSVAVGLGMDQSSWGLIRRDLVQEMDQNESIWFPIFEAWADGYFHTHRQGLIWDSVAGCGENHWMDFPFAGLLIAQTYGIGVHLLTTTMGASSTYFPILSPPANQQPLFITLTHVNENHFIHVKLEGDYPMPPAHGLWLTHRRPHTEQWEDMYLPRLEWYTSIMNPRPRSNPSLNYIDSYTEE, from the exons atgtttcaacacctacttggaaaagtatcccacaaagcccttgacttgttgcatggagaggcaattaggaggctagatgtcttggagcgctttaattcatcatgtggttgccaaATGTGGCACAGCTGTGGGTTGCCCTGTGCTTGTAGGATAGAAAAGTACATGCGTGAAG AGCGTCCGATTCAACTCGAAGACATAGACGTCTTCTGGCGGAAACTTAACttccaaagttgtaaattgatagACGACTCACTTGACGTGGTCGAAGAGCTAGATGTTGTTAGACAACAATTACAGTCGCACCCCCCAGCTCAGCAAAAAAGCCTGCTTTCAAAGATTAAAGCGGTGTTGACTCCAACGAAATCTACCAAGAAACCACCGGTTGTCCAACAAAATACTCGTGGCCGACCAACAACAAAGCAGGTACAAGAAAGGTTGGACGAGGCCTCTCGTATAGATGAAGAATTGAGGAGAAGCTCCTTCGGTGATGCAAACACGTGCTTTGAAGGTTCACGACAAAGTAAGTACGATAAACCTCGCCACAGCTCGTACGTTCCGTCTCAGGCCTCACAACAGTCGGttataaggtcccaaaaacccaaagcgaccctaagccgttcaaagagttctaagaagaaagagacacgAGATGATCACGGTTTTCCTTTAATCATTGGGGACGAGTACGTGGGAATCATCGAACGGTTTAAGTCTGACATTCCGCCAGTGTTCCATCCGTACGTCTCGTGCATACGAGATGTGATGCCGgacggtcattgtgggtttcgGTCTGTGGCTGTGGGCTTAGGGATGGATCAGAGTTCATGGGGGCTTATTAGGAGGGACCTTGTCCAAGAAATGGATCAGAACGAATCGATCTGGTTCCCAATATTTGAAGCATGGGCTGATGGTTATTTTCACACGCATCGTCAGGGCCTAATTTGGGATTCAGTGGCCGGTTGTGGGGAGAATCACTGGATGGACTTCCCCTTTGCAGGACTTCTTATTGCACAAACGTACGGTATCGGGGTGCACCTGTTAACGACAACCATGGGTGCGAGTTCCACTTACTTCCCAATACTAAGTCCTCCGGCTAATCAACAACCATTATTCATAACGCTTACACATGTTAACGAGAACCACTTCATACATGTTAAGCTGGAAGGGGATTATCCTATGCCACCAGCACACGGGCTATGGTTGACCCACCGAAGACCCCATACAGAACAATGGGAAGATATGTACTTGCCACGTCTAGAATGGTATACATCGATAATGAATCCTCGGCCAAGATCAAACCCCAGTCTTAATTACATAGATAGTTACACGgaagaatga
- the LOC110883897 gene encoding uncharacterized protein LOC110883897 has protein sequence MQEEIETEIYTAGLVVVEKPTLVGFWQVIAGADHWEHDKSKGRVSFVSDPLYRYLHHLLATSISARGYSREWCTTTDLFFLYCLLYRRSCALAHGLAQYFASGHHRQERGFLYGGAYVTVIARSLGLVPQQDPHLRTPAIMPTRMGMQSLWGMRVIRRFPVGPRFKNRDGGVWREEALPEHFEPVHPPADPADVVPVEDPPEDLDGAAGPQPPPPAGAPQFPRHVIRGGAPGAALHPDVRARLDRLDDLVGWLVRAEQDRREREGLPPIPLPPVRAPHQQHQPQQQHQPQQQHQDSDSDLDA, from the exons ATGCAGGAGGAGATCGAGACTGAGATTTACACAGCGGGGCTAGTGGTGGTTGAAAAACCCACTCTTGTAGGGTTTTGGCAGGTGATTGCGGGGGCGGATCATTGGGAGCATGATAAGTCGAAGGGGAGGGTGTCGTTTGTTAGTGACCCACTATACAG GTATCTGCACCATTTGCTCGCCACTTCTATATCAGCGCGCGGCTACAGCCGTGAGTGGTGTACGACCACAGATCTTTTTTTCCTATATTGTTTGTTGTATAGGAGGTCGTGCGCGCTAGCACACGGTCTAGCCCAGTACTTCGCCTCCGGCCATCACCGGCAGGAGCGCGGATTTTTGTATGGCGGGGCATACGTGACCGTCATTGCCCGTTCATTGGGCCTCGTACCACAGCAGGACCCACATCTACGGACGCCGGCCATCATGCCGACGCGGATGGGTATGCAGTCGCTATGGGGGATGAGGGTTATCAGGAGGTTCCCCGTTGGCCCGCGGTTTAAAAACCGCGACGGGGGCGTATGGAGAGAGGAGGCCCTACCAGAGCATTTCGAGCCCGTTCATCCTCCTGCAGATCCTGCTGATGTAGTGCCCGTGGAGGACCCTCCGGAGGATCTAGACGGTGCAGCGGGGCCACAGCCACCGCCACCTGCCGGGGCACCTCAGTTTCCACGTCACGTTATTCGAGGTGGTGCCCCAGGAGCTGCGCTACATCCGGATGTACGAGCCAGGCTTGACAGGCTCGACGATTTGGTAGGTTGGCTGGTACGGGCGGAGCAggatagacgagagagagagggattaCCCCCGATACCGCTTCCACCGGTTCGAGCTCCACATCAGCAGcaccagccgcagcagcagcaccagccgcagcagcagcatcaggattcagattcggatttggatgcatag